CCTGTGGCACTTGACAAGATTAGCAGATGACGATGCTTCTTTCTGAGCTTCAGGCTTCAGCAGCAGCCATGGAAGCAAAGTTTCTCCTTCTAATCATTCCCTTGTAAATAGATAACTACGAACAAGCGAAATTAAATGTCATGTAATTAATGAAGCTGAGTAAAGTATGCAGCTgctgtaatttatttttgatatattgaatatgttgacaaactttcttatccattttgaattgttttagtttgaatttagttaGAATGTAACCAATGCAACTTGGAGTTGTTAGAGCAGGTAAgtttttggtttgctttgtaagaaattggatggtttagcttaatttgagcTGTTGTATACTTGTATTAAGTAAGATAGgatgtatataaatgtattattaaagtaatgaaaaaaaGCAGTGACTTTTTACAGCCAAAAAGACTTCCTCCGTTCCAGctctgatttttcttcttttctcctctgttttttgcgttttttcatgctttctttgcatacaaatctccattaaaaaccaacaattggtatcagagccttctGTCTTTGTAAGGGCCTGTGTCAAGGAAGATTTGTAGAAGTGTTAGAAAGAAGGAACTCAGATTGTAACCATGGTTTCCAGCAACTTTACAGGAGTGACTGCACCAGTTTTTTCTGGTGAAAACTGTGCAGCCTGGGTAGTAAAAATGAAAGCCTATTTGAGAGCTTTCGATTTGTGGGATGTAGTTGAAGTGGATAAGCAGCCAAATCCACTGCCTGAGAATCCAACACTGAACCAGATTAAACATCACTCTGAGGAGACAGCAAAGAGGTACAAAACTTTGTCTTGTATCCATTCTACTGTTTCAGAAATTATGTTTGCAAAAATCATGGCTTGTGAAACAGCAAAGGAGGCATGGGATAAGTTAAAACTAGAGTTCCATGGCAgtgaaaaatcaaagcaaatgcaGATTTTCAACTTAAAGAGAGAGTTTGCTTTACTTAGAATGAAAGATGGAGAATCAGTCAAAAGTTTCATTGATAGATTGATGAAGATAGTGAACCAGCTCACTCTTCTTGGAGAAATCATTTCTGAAAGTAAGGTTGTGGAGCAAGTGTTAGTAAGTTTACcagaaaaatttgaagcaaagatTTCCTCCTTGGAAGATTCAAAGGATATGAGCACTATGACCATTTCAGAATTGTCCAATTCATTGCAAACTGTGGAATTGAGACAAGCCTTTAGAGATAATGTTACAATCTCTAAAGAAGCATTTACAGCAGCCCAATCATCAAAACCACAAGCTGGTTTCAGTTCAAACAAGCAGTATGTTAACAAGAAAGGAAAGGAGAAGAAGGATGGATATGATAAGAGGCAAAGAGGAAAGAAAGGCAGATTCCCACCTTGTCTGCACTGTAAAAAAACTAGCCATACAGAAAAGTATTGCTGGTATAGACCTGAGATTCAGTGTAGAGGATGTAAGGAGTTTGGTCATATGGAAAAGGTGTGCAAGAACAAAGGAAAAACAACTCAGCAGCAAGCTTAAGTTGCTGAAAATTTGCAAGAGAAAGATGAGCATTCTGAAGAGCAGTTGTTTACTGTAGACTGCCATAATGCTCAATTTCATTCTCGAAATTGGCTACTAGACAGCGGATGCACTAATCATATGACTTTTGATAAAAGCCTTTTTATCAACCTCAGAAAGAGCAAAATTTCCAATGTCAAAATTGGAAATGGAGAGCTATTGCAAGTGCAAGGAGTGGGCACAGTGGCTGTCAAAACAATTTCAGGTACAAGATTGATCAATGATGTGTTACTTGTTCCTAGTATTGCTCTTAATCTTCTGAGTATTGGtcaaatgttagaaaataattattctctaaaatttgacaataaaaaatgccATGTGTATGACTCAAAAGGAATAGAAGTAATGATGGTAGATATGATGCATAGAAGTTTTTCCTTAGAGCTAAATGATGTGAATGCTCAAACACTTGTTAGTAGTGATGATGAATCAGTTAAATGGCATAAAAGATTAGGCCATTTTCATGAACATGGACTCAAATTGATGACTGAGAAAGAACTTGTTGTTGGAATGCCAAAGGTGGCAATGATGAGGAAAATTTGTGAAGCTTGTCAATTGGGAAAGCAAACAAGACTTGCTTTTCCAAGGAATGAAGCATGGAGGGCCAAGGAGAAGCTGCAGTTAGTGcacactgatgtgtgtggcccTATGTAAGAAAATTCCTTAAATGGCAGTAAGTATTTTGTATTGTTCATAGATGATTTTAGTAGGATGTGTTAGgtgtatttcatcaaacaaaaatcTGAAGTTATTGATGTGTTTGTGAACTTCAAGAAGTTTGTAGAGAATGAATGTGGATGCAAACTAAGAATGATAAGAAGTGACAATGGAGGAGAGTAtactaatgaaaaatttgagaaattttgcAAGGAAAATGGCATCAAACACTAGTTCACTGTCCTATAtactcctcaacaaaatggggtgagtgagagaaaaaatagaactgTTATAGAAATGGGAAGATGTCTTTTGTTTGAAAGCAATCTGCCAAAGAAATTTTGGGCAGAAGCAGTAAATACTGTAGTCTATTTGCTCAATAGGCTGCCAACAAAAGCATTAAAAGATGGAACACTTTATgaagtttggtttgattcaaaGCCAAATGTAAGTTATGTGAGAATATTTGGCTGTGTTTGTTGGACTTTTATTCCAGAagtgaagagagaaaaattgagCAAAAAGGCTAAGTTAGGTATATTAGTGGGCTATAGTGACAAGTCCAAGGCATATAGAGTATATCATCCTTCAAATGGTAAAATTGGCATTCACAGAGACTTAAAGTTTGATGAAGAATCAGTATGGAGTTGGGAAATAAATGCAGCCCAAAGGAAGATAAAGGAAGAGCCAATTGTGcacaatgaaagaaaaacagaaagtaAGCAGCAAAATAatagtgatgatgaagataaagcagTCAAGATGAAATCACTTGCTGATATTTATAGCAGGTGTAATTTAGCAATGATTGAACCTGCCAATTATGAAGAAGCTTCAAAGTTTTCTGGTTGGAGGGCAGCCATGCAGGAGGAGATAAACATGATACAGAAAAATGAAACCTGGAAATTGGTTGATAGGCCACTTGATAAACATGTTTTAGGTGTCAAGTGGATTTACAGGACAAAACTAAATGCTGATGGTTCTGTAAACAAGTTAAAGGCAAGGCTTGTAGTGAAagtgtaacaccccaggtccaataacccggcccactgttaagatattgtccactttagacacacagtccatcatgggtttgcttctgggctttgcaacccatgatggactgtgtgtccaaagtggacaatatcttaacagtagGCTGGGTTATtagacctggggtgttacaaatggtatcaaagcagctccgcgtgtcctcttaaacgatggtggggcaaacctcagcgaggacgctgagtcccgtaagggggggtgtatgtgatacccttaggcgaatcccacatcgacaaagcacgggagagatgttgggtctgtgtgtgttctgtctttggatcccacattggttagtggtgggagaattgaattggttaaatagtctgtgagctccttaactgttaagacgcgttttgggttgcaaagcccagaagcaaacccatgatggactgtgtgtccaaagtggacaatatcttaacagtgggccgggttattggacctggggtgttacaaatggtatcagagcagctccgtgtgtcctcttgaacgatggtggggcaaacctcagcgaggacgctgagtcccgtaagggggggtgtatgtgatacccttagacgaatctcacatcgacaaagcgcgagagagatgttgggtctgtgtgtgctctgtctttggatcccacattggttagtggtgggagaattgaattggttaaatagcctgtgagctccttaattgttaagacgcgttttgggttgcaaagcccagaagcaaacccatgatggactgtgtgtccaaagtagacaacatcttgacagtgggccgggttattggaccagagtTGTTACAAAAGGCTATGCACAAAAGGAGGGTGAAGATTATTCTGAAACCTTTGCACCAGTTGCAAGGTTTGATACTATTAAACTTCTAATTGCATTGGCTGCTCAAAAGGGCTGGTTTCTTCATCAATTAGACGTCAAGTCAGCTTTTCTCAATGGTGACTTGAATGAAGAAGTGTATATAGAGCAGACTCTTGGGTTTATGAGAAAAGGAGATGAAAAGAAAGTGTGTTTGCTGAAGAAGGCCTTATATGGCCTGAAACAGGCTCCAAGAGCCTGGTATAGTAGAGTAAACACTTATTTAATGAAGCTTGGTTTTGTGAAAAGCTTGAATGAAGCTATATTATATGTGAAGTCAGAAAATGATTATGTGTTAATAGTGTCcatttatgtggatgatcttCTGATTACAGGGAGCAATGCAAATCTGATCACTTGGCTAAAACTAGAAATGCAAAATACATTTGAAATGACTGACTTAGGAAGACTCAATTTCTTCCTTGGCATTGAAGTTTTGCAATCAGAATCTGATATTTTCATTAGCCAACAGAAATATGCTAAGGAATTAGTGAAAAGGTTTGGTATGGAGAATGCAAAAGGGGTTGACAATCCTCTTGTAGTAAGTCAGAAACTGAAAAAGAATGATGGATTTCCAGAAATTGAATCTGCTGTCTTCAGAAGTTTGATAGGATGTTTGCTTTATCTAACAACTACTAGACCTGATATAATGTATGCAACAAGTTTGCTTTCAAGGTTTATGCAAAGACCAAGCCAAGAACATTTTAAAGCAGCAAAAAGGGTCCTCAGGTATGTTAAGAACTCTGCTGATCTTGGAATATTATACAACAGAAATTTGGAGGTCAATCTACATGGTTTTGTTGATAATGACTGGGGTGGTTCAATGGATGATTTAAAGAGCACCTCTggttacattttctctcttggATCAGGATCAATCTGCtggaattcaagaaaacaaagtgtTGTTGCTCAGTCCACTGCAGAAGCAGAATATATAGCTGTTGCTTCTGCagtaaatcaaaccatttggtTGATAAAGATATTAGGTGATTTGCATGAAAAACAAATGAATGCAACACctatttattgtgacaacaagtcTGTTGTGGCTATAACTAAAAATCCAATTTTACATGGCAAAACAAAGCATATAAAGATCAAGTATCATGCAATAAGGCAAGCAGAAGAAGAATCTGAAATCTAGCTAATTCACTACAGTTTAGAAGAACAATTGGCTAACCTGTTGACAAAGGCTGTTATcacaaataaatttgttcaaCTAAGGAACAAATTGGGAATGGTAAGTAAGTTTGTCAAGGAGGAGTATTGAAGCTGAGTAAAGTATGCAGCTgctgtaatttatttttgatatattgaatatgttgacaaactttttaatctattttgaattgttttagtttgaatttagttgGAATGTAACCAATGCAGCTTGGAGTTGTTAGAGCAGGTAAgtttttggtttgctttgtaagaaattggatggtttagcttaatttgagcTGTTGTGTACTTGTATCAAGTAAGATAGgatgtatataaatgtattattaaagtaatgaaaaaaaGCAGTGACTTTTTACAGCCAAAAAGACTTCCTCCGTTTCAGttctgatttttcttcttttctcctctATTTTTTGCgttttttcatgttttctttgcatacaaatctccattaaaaacCAACAGTAATGAGAAGCAATAACCTAAAAATgtaaaatgagtcaaatctgTTGACATGACAGAAAATTATTTGGCTAAATATGTAGTTTTTTATAGCAACAACATAGACACAACACATGCATAAATGTGCACGGCATAATTTATGTTtcgataaatatttagatacaCCAAAAAATTGACCCATATAACAGATTTGGCAGACAAAGTTTACCAAATATTTCACCCAGGGGCCTGGGAGAATACAATATATTTTACTTACCTTTCGTTGCTTCAAGAGATTGGCAGGCAGAGATGCCCATGACATTACCACAGGAGAATGAGTTTTATCTTTACTGTTTGACAGACAATTCAAGTTTATGTTTTCCTGTCTACTTGAGTTATTGATTTTGCAGGCATTATCTTGGAAGGAAACTTGGCCTccttagaataaaaaataggcCTCTTTGGTTTTGATAAAGCTAGATTGGATTGACTTCCCGAAGGAGTCTCTTAGCTTGTCTATATGCTAGTACCAAGCCTTGTCCCTAACCTAGTTCTTAAGCATACTTTCCATATAATGTTACTGCTTTTAGATTGTTCAATACATGATGTGACAAAACTTGTAAGGTACACAAAGCAGGAAGGAACCCAAAATTTGCTTGTCCTCAGCTAATGATTTGTGGAAAAATCATATTTGGCCTTTAAGCTGATCTTGCTGCTTACCTTACAATGAACTGTTAACCTTCTTACCAGCTCCACCATTATCATTCTCATTGCTCTTTCCATTATTATTTGAATCCAAGCCACTAGCCTTGGAATTCATAGTCAAAACACCCTGCATATACCCGGATGAAACACCGGCCTTACTCTtctttaatcacaattttttgttttctttgactTTCCTCTTTTGCTTCTAAGACTTTACTTGTGAACCAATTATAAGTCACTCATTCTGATCAACAGAAGCTAGACTCCCTGATGGCTCAAAAATTTGCATTAAATCTTTAGGATTGCCAGCAAAATGGTTGTGCCCTGGCATCGGTCTAAGTTCAACTATAAGAGGAACCCATGTCCCAGCTTCAGCCCTATCAACATAAATGAACTGTCCAATTTGCATCTTATTGCTCAATATAAGCTCATTGTCTTCCTTCGTCCGTGAAACAAAAGTTGAATGTCAAGAGTCTGACACTTGGATGAAAAAAGCTTCGATTAGGCCACAATTCTGATCCTGATAAGGCTGGCACAATGTTGATAACTTGCAGAAGCACTGATCTATACTCACCGTGAACTTTTACATTAGAATTCATTCTCTGCAGAAGCTTTAGTAGAACTCCTGGTGTAAGAGATGCCATTAATCTGCAATCTGCATTCCAAATTTGTAGCAAGGTTGCATCAATATGTTAATAGACATAACAATAAGAAAACTTGAGCTTCATGCACCCAAAAGAGcttaaaataatttgagttaaagatATTATATCTCACAAATGAAGCACCAGAAATGGCGTGAAAATGGCAGCTGCAGAAAGTAAAATACATGGAGTTATATCAAGAAGTGATCCTTGGCAATGAGAATTAATCTCTAAAGCTTTGCATGTTAGGCAAGTTAGCATTAACTTCTCTTGGCTTCAAAGCCAAGGGACAGTTTTTACAAGTGAGAATTTTGTGTGACGTGACGTGACACATATGACCATATGTAAGATTATTATGTGAGAGGCTTGTCTTTATGTTCCGTGGGTGATTATGTCCTGCTGTGGATCACTTTCTTTCTGGTCGCATTTCCCCTTTGAGGTAGAGGAAATGGAGTTTCAAGAGAAGGTGAGAATATTCTAATCCTACTTTCTTGTATTAAAATTCAGTCTATGATTTGACCAAATTTTTGCATGTGGCTCTCAACTAAGTATATATTCACACCTCCAAGAAtcgagaaaagaagaaaattaacaaaGGGTTTTGCTTTCAagtagaaaaagaaaactgtGATGGAGATCCACCCTAACAAGAATCTATTctagtataatttattttattaaataaatttcaggACTATGagtaaattaatcaaaatagaaAGTTAAGTTAAAATCGGTACTGTTTTTCTAGCCACCATCAAATTTGTAGTCGACCAAGTTCATAAGTTAAAACATTTATTCCTACAATAGAATAGTTGGTCATGCAAATGCAGTGGCTTCAGTTTCAGTTCGGACCAAGCTAGCATAGGCACCGTTGACATGGGAGGCCAAGAGTGTGTCATGGGTGCCATACTCCACAACAGTGCCATTTTTTATTACAGTGATCATGTCAGCTTCTCTGATGGTTGAGAGGCGGTGAGCCACCACAATGGTGGTGGTCCTCTTGGACACCTTCCTTAATGCATCTTGAACATGCTTCTCTGACTCTAAGTCTAATGCACTACTTGCTTCATCTAGAAGCAACACCCTTGAGTTTTTGAGTATAGCCCTGGCTATAGCAATCCTTTGTTTTTGGCCACCAGATAATTGAACTCCACTCTCACCAACCTGTATAATAACAAACAGAAATTCGAATCAAAATCATTGAAAAGCGTGACCTGTAACTTGAACATCAATAACTGTGAATTAGACCAACCTGGGTTTCATATCCTTTAGGAAGGCCACTGATGAACTTGTGTATGTAAGCTTCTTCTGCAGCCTCTTCAATTTCAGCCCGTGAAGCATTTGGATTCCCAAGTgcaatattttctcttatactTCCAGCAAATAATGCAGGCTCTTGACCAACCAAAGCTGTTTGCCTCCTCAGCCACTTAACATTGACCTCCATCAGATCCACCCCTCCAATCATCACCTTTCCTTGATTTGGATCATAAAACCTTTGAACTAGCCATATAACAGTTGATTTTCCTGAACCACTTCCTCCAACTAATGCCACCATGCTTCCACCTTTGACCTTTAAACCAAATTCTTTAAGCACTATCACTTCAGGCCTAGATGGGTATGCAAAGGTTACCATTTTGAATTCAACCTCCAATGGTTTGGACCTTTCAACTTTCTTACCTCTTTCCCTGTCATTGCTGATCAATGGCCTACGTTTAATGATGTCAAGAACAGAAGGAACAGCTGTACCTGCCATGGATGTATCTGGCGCTAGACCAGCTAATTGTCCCACAGAAAATGAACTTAGCACAAGAATGAGAAAGATTTTATTTACATCCCCGAAggttgcttctttttttttcacaagGTAAGCACCAAACCAAAGAGTCATTGTGTATGCACCATACATTGCACCTTGAGAGAAACCAAGTATTAGGCCTAGAATTTGTGACTTCTTTACTGATTTTTTCCTTGGTTCTGATAAAGCACTATCGAAGGACTTAACCAGCTGTTCTTGAGCAGAAAATGTTGCTACTGTTCTTATGTTTGAAACCGCACCTGAGGCAATGTTGCTAGCTTTGGCATAGGCATTGTTATCTAGTTTTGGTCCAATGTCTATGATCAAGTTCAAGTAGCTTGCACCGAGAGTGAAAGGAGTGAGAGCAGCAGCCAAAAGTGTGAGTTTCCAGGCAAGGAGAAATGACACTCCAAGACCAACAGCAGCTGAACTAATACCCATAAACAAGACTGAGAATCGATCACCAAGGACTGACCTGAAGCTGAGGCAATCAATTGAGAGCCTTGATGCAAGAACTCCAGTGGAATTCtcttcaaaatcaaaccaaccAGGTTCTTGTTTCAGTATTGATCGAAACAAAAGGTCTCTGACTCTCGTTGTGAGCTTTGTTCCAGCCCAGCCGCAGAAACCTTGCTGGAGTGTCATGAAGATTATACACCCAAAACCAAGCCCCAGAAGTGCGAAAGAGAGGTGACCAACGtctcttttcaacttttttgGGCTATCTTTGAAGTAAAATTCTAGAGCTTGGCCTAGAATCAAAGGAAAGATGGAGAGTATAGCACCTGCAAGCATGCCAAAGATAAATCCTAATAAAAGCATTGCAACCTCAGGTCTCTGGAGTTTCCATATCtctgaaagtttgaattttctagGCCTTGGTTTTTGTTCAGCTTCTTTGTCTACTTGGTTCTCTTCTTGCATAGATTTGAAGTATTTTGATCTTGAAATCTCATTTGCATACTTTGGTCTTGATACATCATTAACTGATTTCTCATTCATGGAAAACTCCATGCTCTTAGCAGATTTGTGTTCTGATAAAGGTTTTGACACTGACTGAGAAGCAAGCTTGACAAGATCATAATAGGCCCCAGCCTTTTCCATTAGTTGACGATGATTACCAATCTCAACAACAGAGCCACGATCAAGAACAACGATTGCGTTGACATTTTTAATTGTTGCCAACCTATGAGCAATGACAATGGTTGTCTTTCCAGCAGAGATCTTGTCAATGGCTTGTTGGACAATGGACTCTGACTCCGGATCTAATGCACTGGTTGGCTCATCCAAGAGAAGGATTTTAGGCTCTTTGATCATGGCACGAGCCAGTGCAATGCGCTGTTTTTGGCCCCCTGATAGTTGAGTGCCTCTATCCCCAACCTGCTAGCCATTTGTAGTATATAAATGAGTTACCGTGCACATGtatgtaattttcatttatgtttataaGAATGTTAGTTTCATTGCACCTGTGTTTCATAGCCTTGTGGGAGCTCAGAGATGAATTTGTGGGCATTGGCAGCTTTGCAAGCGCCAATTGCTTCTTTTGTGGTTGCATTCTCCTTACCCATCATAACATTTTCCAATATGCTGGTGGCAAAGAGAACTGGTTCCTGGCCAAGCATACCAATCTGCCTTCTTAGCCATTTGACTTGGAGTGACCTTAAATCATAGCCATCCAAAGTGATCACACCTACCAAATTGTTAGAAACGTT
Above is a genomic segment from Mangifera indica cultivar Alphonso chromosome 3, CATAS_Mindica_2.1, whole genome shotgun sequence containing:
- the LOC123211038 gene encoding ABC transporter B family member 19-like; amino-acid sequence: MADSSFDIDYSLTDRRQRHTAPVSSRYASRSSSPLSSRHHKSSSNHATRRIRLPTPATPFARDDDMSWQGEISWQFEPSGWQDSRDLGAVLSPWTATTTPLNSKTFRRSAHDFYLSRTSGGFRGFANPCYDFSSYSAVPSTRLVLQSFVKDNDSTLHSKEQNLGAHGKARKGKSTLKFIKGGTSSRPASPLANEDELDNYDTMEDVERQVHWSNADHHRHGHYDPHWHSVSRSYIKDDGDGVGRVDHSSISHGGRHQMRRKMDNFEDELQHRHRGHTTRQSTSHHFGGVNDRCNDIEDNDDDDDDDEGEDEQVVAKPVSLFSLYKYSTKLDILLVILGCLGALINGGSLPWYSYFFGDFVNKIANESTDQMMKDVKKCPFDLQVCLEMTILAAIVMVGAYLEITCWRLVGDRSSQQIRTMYLRAVLQQDIGFFDTEVSASEIMHGISSDVAQIQEVMGEKMANFIRQIFTFICGYTVGFLRSWKVSLVVFSVTPLMMFCGFAYKAVYVGLASKEETTYRKAGSVAEQAVSSIRTVFSFVAEDHLGSRYADLLSQSIPIGIKIGFAKGAGMGVIYLVTYATWALAFWYGSVLVSRGEVTGGAAIACFFGVNVGGRGLALSLSYFAQFAQGTVAASRVFGIIDRVPDIDPYSSIGRTISSVRGRIEFKGVTFVYPSRPDTIILQSLNLVIPSTKTLALVGASGGGKSTIFALIERFYDPTDGVITLDGYDLRSLQVKWLRRQIGMLGQEPVLFATSILENVMMGKENATTKEAIGACKAANAHKFISELPQGYETQVGDRGTQLSGGQKQRIALARAMIKEPKILLLDEPTSALDPESESIVQQAIDKISAGKTTIVIAHRLATIKNVNAIVVLDRGSVVEIGNHRQLMEKAGAYYDLVKLASQSVSKPLSEHKSAKSMEFSMNEKSVNDVSRPKYANEISRSKYFKSMQEENQVDKEAEQKPRPRKFKLSEIWKLQRPEVAMLLLGFIFGMLAGAILSIFPLILGQALEFYFKDSPKKLKRDVGHLSFALLGLGFGCIIFMTLQQGFCGWAGTKLTTRVRDLLFRSILKQEPGWFDFEENSTGVLASRLSIDCLSFRSVLGDRFSVLFMGISSAAVGLGVSFLLAWKLTLLAAALTPFTLGASYLNLIIDIGPKLDNNAYAKASNIASGAVSNIRTVATFSAQEQLVKSFDSALSEPRKKSVKKSQILGLILGFSQGAMYGAYTMTLWFGAYLVKKKEATFGDVNKIFLILVLSSFSVGQLAGLAPDTSMAGTAVPSVLDIIKRRPLISNDRERGKKVERSKPLEVEFKMVTFAYPSRPEVIVLKEFGLKVKGGSMVALVGGSGSGKSTVIWLVQRFYDPNQGKVMIGGVDLMEVNVKWLRRQTALVGQEPALFAGSIRENIALGNPNASRAEIEEAAEEAYIHKFISGLPKGYETQVGESGVQLSGGQKQRIAIARAILKNSRVLLLDEASSALDLESEKHVQDALRKVSKRTTTIVVAHRLSTIREADMITVIKNGTVVEYGTHDTLLASHVNGAYASLVRTETEATAFA